In Streptomyces durocortorensis, a genomic segment contains:
- the purL gene encoding phosphoribosylformylglycinamidine synthase subunit PurL, translating into MSLDTVKHAAETPDAEQPWKELGLKEDEYARIREILGRRPTGAELAMYSVMWSEHCSYKSSKVHLKQFGEKVPANDAMLVGIGENAGVVDVGQGYAVTFKVESHNHPSYIEPYQGAATGIGGIVRDILAMGARPIAVVDPLRFGAADHPDTRRVLPGVVAGIGGYGNCLGLPNIGGEVVFDACYQGNPLVNAGCIGVMKHEDIHLAKASGAGNKVILYGARTGGDGIGGVSVLASETFESTGPAKRPAVQVGDPFQEKLLIECTLEIFGEKLVDGIQDLGGAGLSCATSELASAGSGGMRVELDTVPLRDSSLSPEEILMSESQERMCAIVEPQHVDRFLEICEKWDVIATVIGEVTEGSQLEIFWHGEQIVDVPPRTVAHEGPVYHRPFARPSWQDALQADDAGRLARPGNAAELREQVLKLVASPNQASKSWITDQYDRFVQGNTVLAMPEDAGMVRIDAESNLGVAMATDGNGRYAKLDPYAGAQLALAESYRNVAASGAKPLAISNCLNFGSPEDPDVMWQFAEATRGLADGCLELGTPVTGGNVSLYNQTGETAIHPTPVVAVLGVIDDVTRRTPVAFAEEGQLLYLLGDTREEFGGSAWSEVVHNHLGGLPPKVDLGREKLLAEILISASRDGMVDAAHDLSDGGLIQAVTESCLRGGKGARLVVPDGLDAFTFLFSESAGRAVVAVPRSEELRFTDMCGARGLPVTRIGVVDGEEIEVQGEFGIPLSELRTAHEATIPALLA; encoded by the coding sequence ATGAGCCTGGATACGGTCAAGCACGCGGCCGAGACCCCGGACGCCGAGCAGCCCTGGAAGGAGCTCGGCCTCAAGGAGGACGAGTACGCCCGGATCCGCGAGATCCTGGGCCGCCGTCCCACCGGCGCCGAGCTCGCCATGTACTCGGTGATGTGGTCGGAGCACTGCTCGTACAAGAGCAGCAAGGTCCACCTCAAGCAGTTCGGCGAGAAGGTCCCCGCCAACGACGCCATGCTCGTCGGCATCGGAGAGAACGCCGGTGTGGTCGACGTCGGCCAGGGGTACGCGGTCACCTTCAAGGTCGAGTCGCACAACCACCCCTCGTACATCGAGCCCTACCAGGGCGCGGCCACCGGCATCGGCGGCATCGTCCGCGACATCCTCGCCATGGGCGCCCGCCCGATCGCGGTGGTGGACCCGCTGCGCTTCGGCGCGGCCGACCACCCCGACACCAGGCGCGTCCTGCCCGGCGTCGTCGCGGGCATCGGCGGCTACGGCAACTGCCTGGGCCTGCCCAACATCGGCGGCGAGGTCGTCTTCGACGCCTGCTACCAGGGCAACCCGCTGGTCAACGCCGGCTGCATCGGTGTGATGAAGCACGAGGACATCCACCTCGCCAAGGCCTCCGGCGCGGGCAACAAGGTCATCCTGTACGGCGCCCGCACCGGCGGCGACGGCATCGGCGGCGTCTCCGTCCTGGCGAGCGAGACCTTCGAGTCCACCGGCCCGGCCAAGCGCCCCGCCGTCCAGGTCGGCGACCCGTTCCAGGAGAAGCTGCTCATCGAGTGCACCCTGGAGATCTTCGGCGAGAAGCTCGTCGACGGTATCCAGGACCTCGGCGGCGCCGGGCTCTCCTGCGCCACCTCCGAGCTGGCCTCGGCCGGTTCCGGCGGGATGCGCGTCGAGCTGGACACCGTGCCGCTGCGCGACTCCTCCCTCTCGCCCGAGGAGATCCTCATGAGCGAGTCGCAGGAGCGCATGTGCGCGATCGTCGAGCCGCAGCACGTGGACCGCTTCCTGGAGATCTGCGAGAAGTGGGACGTCATCGCCACCGTCATCGGTGAGGTGACCGAGGGCTCCCAGCTGGAGATCTTCTGGCACGGCGAGCAGATCGTGGACGTGCCGCCGCGCACGGTCGCGCACGAAGGTCCGGTCTACCACCGCCCGTTCGCCCGCCCGTCCTGGCAGGACGCGCTCCAGGCGGACGACGCGGGTCGGCTCGCGCGCCCGGGGAACGCCGCCGAGCTGCGCGAGCAGGTCCTCAAGCTGGTCGCCTCCCCGAACCAGGCCTCGAAGTCCTGGATCACCGACCAGTACGACCGCTTCGTGCAGGGCAACACCGTCCTCGCGATGCCCGAGGACGCGGGCATGGTCCGCATCGACGCCGAGTCGAATCTGGGCGTGGCGATGGCGACCGACGGCAACGGCCGGTACGCCAAGCTCGACCCGTACGCGGGCGCGCAGCTCGCGCTGGCGGAGTCGTACCGCAACGTGGCCGCCTCCGGCGCCAAGCCGCTGGCCATCTCCAACTGCCTGAACTTCGGTTCGCCCGAGGACCCGGACGTCATGTGGCAGTTCGCCGAGGCCACCCGCGGTCTCGCGGACGGCTGCCTGGAGCTGGGCACCCCGGTCACCGGCGGCAACGTCTCGCTGTACAACCAGACCGGTGAGACGGCGATCCACCCGACGCCGGTCGTGGCCGTGCTCGGCGTGATCGACGACGTCACCCGGCGTACGCCGGTCGCCTTCGCGGAGGAGGGCCAGCTCCTCTACCTGCTGGGCGACACCCGCGAGGAGTTCGGCGGCTCGGCCTGGTCCGAGGTCGTCCACAACCACCTCGGCGGCCTGCCGCCGAAGGTGGACCTCGGCCGCGAGAAGCTGCTCGCCGAGATCCTCATCTCGGCCTCCCGCGACGGCATGGTCGACGCCGCGCACGACCTGAGCGACGGCGGTCTGATCCAGGCCGTCACCGAGTCCTGCCTGCGCGGCGGGAAGGGCGCCCGGCTGGTCGTGCCGGACGGCCTGGACGCGTTCACCTTCCTCTTCTCGGAGTCGGCGGGCCGCGCGGTCGTCGCGGTCCCGCGCAGCGAGGAGCTCCGCTTCACCGACATGTGCGGGGCGCGCGGTCTGCCCGTCACCCGCATCGGTGTCGTGGACGGCGAGGAGATCGAGGTCCAGGGCGAGTTCGGCATCCCGCTGAGCGAGCTCCGGACGGCCCACGAGGCGACGATTCCCGCGCTGCTCGCCTGA
- a CDS encoding helix-turn-helix domain-containing protein: MELEERVAELERRLTALERQDREAPRLGDGGFWALEGLKQQLADAGETAADGGVLYTGSVRLPTGEQYEWQYGALTEALLDGGAEQGDEGHEGDAWAGAAEALAALGHPVRLRLLREILGGLRTTAELAALDGVGTTGQIYHHLRQLTGSGWLHAAGRGRYEVPAARVVPLLVVLTAARP; the protein is encoded by the coding sequence GTGGAGCTGGAGGAGCGGGTCGCCGAGCTGGAGAGGCGGCTCACGGCGCTTGAGCGGCAGGACCGCGAGGCGCCCCGCCTGGGCGACGGCGGCTTCTGGGCGCTGGAAGGGCTCAAACAGCAGCTCGCCGACGCCGGGGAGACCGCAGCCGACGGCGGGGTGCTCTACACGGGCTCGGTCCGGCTGCCCACCGGCGAGCAGTACGAATGGCAGTACGGCGCCTTGACCGAGGCGCTGCTCGACGGGGGCGCGGAGCAGGGGGACGAGGGCCACGAGGGCGACGCCTGGGCGGGCGCCGCCGAGGCCTTGGCCGCGCTGGGCCACCCGGTCCGGCTGCGCCTGCTCCGCGAGATCCTCGGCGGCCTGCGCACGACCGCGGAGCTGGCCGCGCTCGACGGGGTCGGCACCACCGGCCAGATCTACCACCACCTGCGCCAACTCACCGGCTCGGGCTGGCTGCACGCGGCCGGGCGCGGACGGTACGAGGTTCCGGCCGCCCGGGTCGTACCGCTGCTGGTGGTGCTGACGGCGGCGCGGCCGTAG
- a CDS encoding murein hydrolase activator EnvC family protein translates to MSVRSAVERAHRISWVVLLALVTAEFLTDPPGPGWTTTLLPAAVVSVLLLTTLALQTRAAAPRGEPRDPVAVDPPVAGRWAALNSPADKAPSHGTHVYGQTYAIDILADPEPTDGEVPARPPFRMLWPVFRRNRDFPAFGAPLLAVADATVVAASDGQRDHLSRNSLPGLVYLMLVEAAVRSVLGVHRVFGNHVILDLGDGTYAAYAHAQRGSLTVKAGDTVRAGQRIGRCGNSGNTTEPHLHFQLMDGPDLDTARGVPFSWRGVGVPAGGETFTAGEQVAPARPGDVGGAG, encoded by the coding sequence ATGTCCGTTCGCAGTGCCGTGGAGAGGGCCCACCGCATCTCCTGGGTGGTCCTGCTCGCGCTGGTGACCGCCGAGTTCCTCACGGATCCGCCCGGGCCGGGGTGGACGACCACACTGCTGCCCGCGGCGGTCGTGTCGGTCCTCCTGCTGACGACGCTCGCGCTCCAGACCAGGGCCGCCGCGCCCCGGGGCGAGCCGCGGGACCCCGTGGCGGTCGACCCGCCGGTGGCCGGGCGCTGGGCCGCCCTCAACAGCCCTGCGGACAAGGCCCCGAGCCACGGGACGCACGTCTACGGGCAGACGTACGCGATCGATATCCTGGCCGACCCGGAGCCGACGGACGGCGAGGTTCCGGCTCGTCCGCCGTTCCGGATGCTGTGGCCGGTCTTCCGCCGCAACCGCGACTTCCCGGCCTTCGGTGCCCCGCTGCTAGCGGTGGCCGACGCCACGGTCGTGGCGGCCAGCGACGGCCAGCGCGACCACCTGAGCCGCAACTCCCTGCCCGGGCTCGTCTATCTGATGCTCGTCGAAGCCGCCGTCCGGTCGGTCCTCGGCGTGCACCGGGTCTTCGGCAACCACGTCATCCTCGACCTCGGGGACGGTACGTACGCGGCCTACGCCCATGCCCAGCGCGGCTCGCTGACGGTGAAGGCGGGGGACACGGTCCGGGCCGGGCAGCGGATCGGCCGGTGCGGCAACTCCGGCAACACCACCGAACCCCACCTCCACTTCCAGCTGATGGACGGCCCGGACCTCGACACCGCCCGGGGCGTCCCGTTCAGCTGGCGGGGCGTCGGAGTCCCGGCGGGCGGGGAGACGTTCACGGCCGGGGAGCAGGTCGCACCAGCCCGACCGGGCGATGTCGGAGGGGCCGGTTAG
- a CDS encoding maleylpyruvate isomerase family mycothiol-dependent enzyme gives MPPAKKRPRAYDHLRTRTAVLAQFGHVRDAVRTLTPDQLARPTRLGAWTVRELAAHVAMGLASVGRSLDQPEPPGPKPEVALPQWPSATAAHAGRIAEDVEELAAAHRDLDALYEEAEAGFTAAVLASGTGERLLVTRVGSMRLTDFLVTRTVELIVHTDDLNEALGTEIPYDRQALAACTRLLADALADRAPGGSVEVRVPPFAVVQCIGGPRHTRGTPPNVVETGPLTWIRLATGRTEWARALEDAEVSAGGERADLAALLPLMG, from the coding sequence ATGCCCCCGGCCAAGAAGCGCCCGCGCGCCTACGACCACCTCAGGACCCGGACCGCCGTCCTCGCACAGTTCGGCCATGTGCGGGACGCCGTCCGCACGTTGACGCCCGACCAGCTCGCCCGGCCGACCAGGCTCGGAGCCTGGACGGTGCGCGAGCTCGCCGCGCATGTCGCGATGGGGCTCGCCAGTGTCGGCCGGTCCCTGGACCAGCCGGAGCCGCCCGGCCCCAAGCCCGAGGTCGCCCTGCCGCAGTGGCCCTCGGCCACCGCGGCCCACGCCGGCCGGATCGCCGAGGACGTCGAGGAGCTGGCGGCCGCCCATCGCGATCTGGACGCGCTGTACGAGGAGGCGGAGGCGGGGTTCACCGCGGCTGTCCTGGCGTCCGGCACCGGAGAACGGCTGCTGGTCACCCGGGTCGGCTCCATGCGCCTGACCGACTTCCTGGTCACCCGGACCGTCGAGCTGATCGTCCACACGGACGACCTGAACGAGGCGCTCGGAACGGAGATCCCGTACGACCGGCAGGCGCTGGCCGCCTGCACCCGGCTGCTGGCGGACGCCCTCGCGGACCGGGCGCCCGGCGGTTCCGTCGAGGTGCGGGTCCCGCCGTTCGCGGTGGTCCAGTGCATCGGCGGCCCCAGGCACACGCGCGGGACCCCGCCCAATGTCGTGGAGACCGGCCCGCTGACCTGGATCCGGCTCGCCACCGGGCGTACGGAGTGGGCGCGGGCCCTGGAGGACGCCGAGGTCAGCGCCGGCGGCGAGCGGGCGGACCTGGCCGCGCTGCTGCCCCTGATGGGCTGA
- a CDS encoding META domain-containing protein, whose translation MAVSVSVLALLTLAACGTEPGSGSGSGAGSGDRGDTVRSDVPVTGVRWNVDSVTVGGKKTEAPDGARLEIDPKGRATANFGCNHISAEARVEGDRITVGGPVSTQMACEEDIEAFEKAATRALTGELTAKLAGKKLTLTTGGGDTVALSEQPAADLVGTRWAVNTLLSGESATSVPADLPQERTPHLTFRENGTVEGNSGCNAFHAKATVKGDTITFGPVAGTRRMCPKAEMETERAVLAALDGKVTYTIKGQTLTLTAADDKGIAATAADAEAKGAPKTPRQHG comes from the coding sequence ATGGCTGTCAGCGTCAGCGTCCTGGCCCTCCTCACCCTCGCCGCCTGCGGTACGGAGCCGGGTTCCGGGTCCGGTTCCGGCGCGGGCTCCGGCGACCGCGGCGACACCGTGCGGAGCGATGTGCCCGTCACGGGGGTGCGGTGGAACGTGGACTCCGTCACCGTCGGGGGCAAGAAGACCGAGGCGCCCGACGGCGCCCGGCTGGAGATCGACCCGAAGGGCCGGGCCACCGCGAACTTCGGCTGCAACCACATCAGCGCCGAGGCCCGTGTCGAGGGCGACCGGATCACCGTGGGCGGGCCCGTCTCCACGCAGATGGCGTGCGAGGAGGACATCGAGGCGTTCGAGAAGGCCGCCACCCGCGCGCTCACCGGCGAACTCACCGCGAAGCTCGCGGGCAAGAAGCTCACCCTCACCACCGGCGGCGGCGACACCGTCGCGCTCAGCGAGCAGCCCGCCGCCGATCTCGTGGGCACCCGTTGGGCGGTGAACACCCTGCTCAGCGGCGAGAGCGCGACCTCCGTCCCGGCCGATCTGCCCCAGGAGCGGACGCCGCACCTCACCTTCCGCGAGAACGGCACGGTCGAGGGCAACTCCGGCTGCAACGCCTTCCACGCCAAGGCCACGGTGAAGGGCGACACGATCACCTTCGGGCCGGTGGCCGGGACCCGCAGGATGTGCCCGAAGGCGGAGATGGAGACGGAGCGCGCGGTGCTCGCCGCCCTCGACGGCAAGGTGACGTACACGATCAAGGGGCAGACGCTCACGCTCACCGCCGCCGACGACAAGGGGATCGCCGCCACGGCCGCGGACGCGGAGGCGAAGGGCGCCCCGAAGACCCCGCGGCAGCACGGCTGA
- the purF gene encoding amidophosphoribosyltransferase has product MPRGDGRLNHDLLPGEKGPQDACGVFGVWAPGEEVAKLTYFGLYALQHRGQESAGIAVSNGSQILVFKDMGLVSQVFDETSLGSLQGHIAVGHARYSTTGASVWENAQPTFRATAHGSIALGHNGNLVNTAQLAEMVADLPRKDGRATQVAATNDTDLVTALLAGQRDEDDKPLTIEEAAAKVLPDVKGAFSLVFMDEHTLYAARDPQGIRPLVLGRLERGWVVASESAALDICGASYVREIEPGELVAIDENGLRTSRFAEAKPKGCVFEYVYLARPDTDIAGRNVYLSRVEMGRKLAAEAPVEADLVIATPESGTPAAIGYAEASGIPFGAGLVKNAYVGRTFIQPSQTIRQLGIRLKLNPLKEVIKGKRLVVVDDSIVRGNTQRALVRMLREAGAAEIHIRISSPPVKWPCFFGIDFATRAELIANGMTVDEICTSMGADSLSYISIDSMIEATTIDKPNLCRACFDGEYPMELPDPELLGKQLLETELAAGPAATAAADALRRP; this is encoded by the coding sequence GTGCCCCGTGGTGATGGACGACTCAACCACGACCTGCTCCCCGGAGAGAAAGGCCCCCAGGACGCTTGTGGCGTCTTCGGTGTCTGGGCTCCGGGTGAAGAGGTCGCCAAGCTCACCTATTTCGGACTGTATGCCCTGCAGCACCGCGGACAGGAGTCCGCGGGCATCGCAGTGAGCAACGGGTCCCAGATCCTGGTCTTCAAGGACATGGGACTGGTCTCGCAGGTCTTCGACGAAACGTCTCTGGGTTCTCTCCAGGGCCATATCGCGGTCGGTCATGCCCGCTACTCCACCACCGGTGCCTCGGTGTGGGAGAACGCGCAGCCGACGTTCCGTGCCACCGCGCACGGCTCGATCGCCCTCGGCCACAACGGGAACCTGGTCAACACCGCCCAGCTCGCGGAGATGGTCGCCGACCTCCCGCGCAAGGACGGCCGCGCCACCCAGGTCGCCGCGACCAACGACACCGACCTGGTGACCGCGCTGCTCGCCGGTCAGCGCGACGAGGACGACAAGCCCCTCACCATCGAGGAAGCCGCCGCCAAGGTGCTCCCCGACGTCAAGGGCGCCTTCTCCCTCGTCTTCATGGACGAGCACACGCTCTACGCCGCCCGCGACCCGCAGGGCATCCGCCCGCTGGTCCTCGGCCGGCTGGAGCGCGGCTGGGTGGTCGCCTCGGAGTCCGCCGCCCTCGACATCTGCGGCGCCAGCTACGTACGCGAGATCGAGCCGGGCGAGCTCGTCGCCATCGACGAGAACGGTCTGCGCACCTCCCGATTCGCAGAAGCGAAGCCCAAGGGCTGCGTCTTCGAGTATGTGTACCTGGCCCGCCCCGACACCGACATCGCCGGGCGGAACGTCTACCTCTCCCGCGTGGAGATGGGCCGCAAGCTGGCCGCCGAGGCCCCCGTCGAGGCGGATCTCGTCATAGCGACCCCGGAATCCGGCACCCCCGCCGCGATCGGGTACGCGGAAGCCAGCGGCATCCCCTTCGGCGCCGGACTGGTGAAGAACGCCTACGTCGGCCGGACCTTCATCCAGCCCTCGCAGACCATCCGCCAGCTCGGCATCCGGCTCAAGCTGAATCCGCTGAAGGAAGTCATCAAGGGCAAGCGCCTGGTGGTCGTCGACGACTCGATCGTCCGCGGCAACACCCAGCGCGCCCTGGTCAGGATGCTCCGTGAGGCCGGAGCGGCCGAGATCCACATCCGGATCTCCTCCCCGCCGGTCAAGTGGCCCTGCTTCTTCGGCATCGACTTCGCGACCCGCGCCGAACTGATCGCCAACGGCATGACCGTCGACGAGATCTGCACCTCGATGGGCGCCGACTCGCTCTCGTACATCTCGATCGACTCGATGATCGAGGCGACGACGATCGACAAGCCGAACCTCTGCCGCGCCTGCTTCGACGGTGAATATCCGATGGAGCTCCCGGACCCGGAGCTGCTCGGCAAGCAGCTGCTGGAGACCGAGCTGGCGGCGGGCCCCGCGGCGACCGCCGCGGCCGACGCGCTGCGCCGTCCGTGA
- the purM gene encoding phosphoribosylformylglycinamidine cyclo-ligase has product MSETTGASYAAAGVDIEAGDRAVELMKEWVKKTQRPEVAGLGGLGGFAGLFDASALKRYERPLLASATDGVGTKVDLARQMGVYDTIGHDLVGMVVDDLVVCGAEPLFMTDYICVGKVHPERVAAIVKGIAEGCVLAGCALVGGETAEHPGLLGPDDFDVAGAGTGVVEADRLLGPDRIRKGDAVIAMASSGLHSNGYSLVRHVVFDRAGWTLDRQVEEFGRTLGEELLEPTRIYSLDCLALTRTTEVHGFSHVTGGGLANNLARVIPDGLHATVDRSTWTPGAVFDLVGRAGNVEQLELEKTLNMGVGMIAIVPADSVDAALTTLADRGVDSWVAGEITDRGDRTTGAQLTGSYAR; this is encoded by the coding sequence ATGTCTGAGACAACAGGTGCTTCCTACGCGGCGGCCGGCGTCGACATCGAAGCCGGCGACCGTGCCGTCGAGCTGATGAAGGAGTGGGTGAAGAAGACGCAGCGCCCCGAGGTCGCGGGCCTCGGCGGCCTCGGCGGGTTCGCCGGTCTCTTCGACGCCTCGGCGCTCAAGCGCTACGAGCGCCCGCTCCTGGCCTCCGCCACGGACGGCGTGGGCACCAAGGTGGACCTGGCGCGGCAGATGGGCGTGTACGACACCATCGGCCACGACCTCGTCGGCATGGTCGTGGACGACCTCGTCGTCTGCGGCGCCGAGCCGCTGTTCATGACCGACTACATCTGCGTCGGCAAGGTGCACCCCGAGCGTGTCGCGGCCATCGTGAAGGGGATCGCAGAAGGCTGCGTCCTGGCGGGCTGCGCCCTGGTCGGCGGCGAGACCGCCGAGCACCCCGGTCTGCTGGGCCCGGACGACTTCGATGTCGCCGGAGCCGGTACGGGCGTGGTCGAGGCCGACCGACTGCTCGGCCCGGACCGTATCCGCAAGGGTGACGCGGTCATCGCGATGGCGTCCTCCGGTCTTCACTCCAACGGGTACTCGCTCGTCCGCCATGTGGTCTTCGACCGGGCGGGCTGGACGCTGGACCGGCAGGTCGAGGAGTTCGGCCGGACGCTCGGCGAGGAGCTTCTGGAGCCCACCCGGATCTACTCCCTGGACTGCCTGGCGCTCACCCGGACGACCGAGGTGCACGGCTTCAGCCACGTCACCGGCGGCGGCCTGGCGAACAACCTGGCCCGGGTCATCCCGGACGGGCTGCACGCCACAGTCGATCGCTCCACCTGGACGCCCGGCGCGGTCTTCGACCTCGTCGGCAGGGCCGGGAACGTGGAGCAGCTGGAGCTGGAGAAGACGCTGAACATGGGCGTCGGCATGATCGCGATCGTCCCGGCGGACTCGGTGGACGCCGCGCTGACGACCCTGGCCGACCGCGGGGTCGACTCCTGGGTCGCCGGTGAGATCACCGACCGCGGTGACCGCACCACGGGAGCCCAGCTGACCGGCAGCTACGCACGCTAG
- a CDS encoding DUF3073 domain-containing protein: MGRGRAKAKQTKVARQLKYSSGGTDLSRLANELGASPSSQPPNAEPFEDDDEEDDPYAQYADRYNQDDDEDQDDQSGPSSQRRGA, translated from the coding sequence ATGGGGCGCGGCCGGGCAAAGGCCAAGCAGACCAAGGTCGCCCGCCAGCTGAAGTACAGCAGCGGCGGGACGGACCTGTCGCGTCTGGCCAATGAGCTGGGCGCATCGCCTTCGAGTCAGCCACCGAACGCAGAGCCGTTCGAGGACGACGACGAGGAAGATGACCCGTACGCACAGTACGCGGATCGCTACAACCAGGATGATGACGAGGATCAGGACGATCAGTCCGGTCCCTCGTCCCAGCGCCGCGGCGCTTGA
- a CDS encoding Leu/Phe/Val dehydrogenase, with translation MTDVTGAPVDALHTLFHSDQGGHEQVVICQDRASGLKAVIALHSTALGPALGGTRFYPYASEAEAVADALNLSRGMSYKNALAGLDHGGGKAVIIGDPEQIKSEELLLAYGRFVASLGGRYVTACDVGTYVADMDVVARECRWTTGRSPENGGAGDSSVLTAFGVFQGMRASAQHLWGDPTLRGRTVGVAGVGKVGHHLVEHLLSDGANVVITDVREESVRRITDLHPEVAVAADTDALIRTEGLDVYAPCALGGALNDATVPVLTAKVVCGAANNQLAHPGVEKDLADRSVLYAPDYVVNAGGVIQVADELHGFDFDRCKAKAAKIFDTTLEIFARAKKDGIPPAAAADRIAEQRMAEARGR, from the coding sequence GTGACCGATGTGACCGGCGCGCCTGTCGATGCACTGCACACCCTGTTCCACTCGGACCAGGGGGGCCACGAGCAAGTCGTGATCTGCCAGGACCGTGCCAGCGGCCTCAAGGCCGTCATCGCCCTCCACTCCACCGCCCTGGGCCCGGCCCTCGGCGGCACCCGCTTCTACCCGTACGCCTCCGAGGCCGAGGCCGTCGCCGACGCGCTGAACCTCTCGCGCGGGATGTCGTACAAGAACGCCCTGGCCGGGCTCGACCACGGTGGCGGCAAGGCCGTCATCATCGGCGACCCGGAGCAGATCAAGAGCGAGGAACTCCTCCTCGCCTACGGCCGGTTCGTCGCCTCTCTCGGCGGCCGTTACGTCACCGCCTGCGACGTCGGCACGTACGTCGCCGACATGGACGTCGTCGCCCGGGAGTGCCGCTGGACCACCGGCCGCTCCCCCGAGAACGGCGGCGCGGGCGACTCCTCGGTGCTCACCGCCTTCGGCGTCTTCCAGGGCATGCGCGCCTCGGCCCAGCACCTGTGGGGCGACCCGACGCTGCGCGGCCGCACGGTCGGCGTCGCCGGCGTCGGCAAGGTGGGCCACCACCTCGTCGAGCACCTGCTCTCGGACGGCGCGAACGTGGTGATCACCGATGTCCGCGAGGAGTCGGTACGCCGGATCACCGACCTGCACCCCGAGGTCGCGGTCGCCGCGGACACCGACGCGCTCATCCGTACCGAGGGCCTGGACGTCTACGCGCCGTGCGCGCTCGGCGGCGCGCTCAACGACGCCACCGTGCCCGTCCTCACCGCGAAGGTGGTGTGCGGCGCGGCCAACAACCAGCTCGCACACCCGGGTGTGGAGAAGGACCTGGCCGACCGGTCGGTTCTCTACGCACCCGACTACGTGGTCAACGCCGGTGGCGTGATCCAGGTCGCCGACGAGCTGCACGGGTTCGACTTCGACCGGTGCAAGGCGAAGGCCGCGAAGATCTTCGACACCACGCTGGAAATATTCGCACGTGCGAAGAAGGACGGAATTCCGCCGGCCGCGGCGGCCGACCGGATCGCCGAGCAGCGGATGGCGGAGGCACGCGGCCGCTGA
- the bldC gene encoding developmental transcriptional regulator BldC, whose protein sequence is MTARTPDAEPLLTPAEVATMFRVDPKTVTRWAKAGKLTSIRTLGGHRRYREAEVRALLAGIPQQRSEA, encoded by the coding sequence ATGACCGCTCGCACCCCTGATGCCGAGCCGCTGCTGACCCCGGCTGAGGTTGCCACGATGTTCCGCGTGGACCCGAAGACGGTCACCCGTTGGGCCAAGGCTGGCAAGCTCACGTCCATCCGCACGCTCGGTGGACATCGCCGGTACCGCGAGGCAGAGGTCCGCGCACTGCTTGCGGGTATTCCGCAGCAGCGCAGCGAGGCCTGA
- a CDS encoding DUF6274 family protein, which yields MSASTARHETRALLRAHLAAASGYRHLTRHCAVCHRLLRLAMDPGDPGGRSEPTSPSDAPQEAAGQPDDRGDGDRDGGRAERPSAT from the coding sequence ATGTCCGCGTCCACAGCACGACACGAGACCCGCGCGCTGCTGCGCGCCCATCTGGCGGCCGCTTCCGGCTATCGCCACCTCACCCGGCACTGCGCGGTCTGCCACCGCCTGCTGCGCCTCGCCATGGACCCCGGAGACCCCGGCGGGCGGAGCGAGCCCACCAGCCCCTCCGACGCCCCGCAGGAGGCCGCCGGGCAGCCGGACGATCGCGGGGACGGGGACAGGGACGGAGGCCGGGCCGAAAGGCCCTCCGCGACATGA